The DNA region TGCTTCCTGAAGGAAGTACGACTTTCCTGTGCCCGCAAAGCAAACCTATGGGAGGATTTGCCCGCACTTCGCCCAGTTACGAGACTCCTTATAAAGCAGATGACTCCATGGGCAAAAATGGATGGGGTGAAGGTTATACTTTTCCTTGCCTGTTCCGTAATGGTGATAAGGGATGGATACTTATTTCGGAAACGGGTGTAGATAGCAAATATTGTGGAAGTCGTTTACTGGGACATGAAAATGGCTTGTATACAATCGGTTTTCCTCAAGAGGGTGAAATGAATGGAAATGGTACAACTGCACCCGGACTTGCCCTGCCAGGAGAAACGCCTTGGAGAACGATCACTTTGGGTGAAACTTTAGCTCCGATTGTTGAAACAACAGTTTCCTTTGATGTTGTAAAGCCACTGTATGCAGCATCCGGAAAATATGAATACGGCAGAGGTTCCTGGAGTTGGATTATCGGTATGGATGGAAGTACGAAGTATGAAGAGCAGTTGCGCTACATTGATTTCTCTGCGGCAATGGGGTATCAGTCTGTATTGGTAGATGCATTGTGGGATACGCAGATTGGATATGATAAGATTGAGAAGTTGGCTAAATATGGAGCGCAGAAAGGGGTAGGTCTCTATCTGTGGTATAATTCTAATGGATATTGGAATGATGCCCCACAATCACCGCGTGGTATCATGGACAATGCGATAGCCCGACGCAAGGAGATGAAATGGATGCAAAGCATTGGAATACGCGGTATAAAGGTTGACTTCTTTGGTGGTGATAAGCAAGTTACCATGCAGCTGTATGAAGATATTCTTGCTGATGCCAATGAGTATGGGTTACTGGTGATTTTCCACGGGTGTACTTTGCCTCGCGGTTGGGAACGTATGTATCCTAACTTTGCGTCGAGTGAAGCCGTATTGGCCAGTGAGAACCTGCATTTCTCTCAGGGGAGTTGTGACAATGAGGCTTTCAATGCCTGTCTGCATCCATTTATTCGTAATACGGTGGGTAGCATGGACTTTGGCGGCAGTGCACTGAATAAATATTATAATTCGGATAATGCTCCGCGCGGCAGCCGGCGTATGACTTCTGATGTGTTTGCTTTGGCTACTGCGGTATTGTTCCAAAGTCCGGTACAACATTTTGCCTTGGCTCCGAACAATCTGACAGATGCTCCGGAATGGGCGATAGGCTTCATGAAAGAAGTCCCCACTACGTGGGATGAAGTACGTTTTATTGATGGCTATCCCGGTAAATATGTAGTTATGGCGCGCAGGCATGGAGATAAATGGTATATTGCAGGAGTTAATGCGCAGAAAGAGACCGTAAAGTTGAAGATTGCCTTACCGATGTTTATGCCTGGTGATCAAGTGAGGGTATTTACTGATAATGAAGAATTGCAAGGAAATGTAAAACAAATAAAGGTAAATAAGAAACAGGAATTACAATTGGCAATGCCTTGTAATGGTGGAATATTAATTGTAGAATAATCAAACTAAAAAAGCAATATGGATAAAATGAAATCTTTATTCTTTTCATCGCTATTGGTGGTGGTAAGTACTTCGGGATTGGCACAAAATCCAATCATTCAGACAAATTATACGGCTGATCCGGCTCCAATGGTATATAATGATAAAGTATATCTTTATACTACCCATGATGAGGATAATTCTACCTGGTTTACGATGAACGACTGGCGATTGTATACGACCAGTGATATGGTGAACTGGACGGATCATGGCGCTGTGTTATCATATACTGATTTTAGTTGGGCAAAAGGGGATGCATGGGCTCCGCAATGCATTGAGAGAGATGGTAAGTTTTATATGTATGTACCCATGATTTCGAATATAAACAATAGAGGTGCAATTGGCGTGGCGGTAGCTGACAGTCCTTACGGCCCTTTCTATGATCCGCTTGGGAAACCACTGGTTCAGAGTGAATGGGGAGACATTGATCCGACTGTTTTTATTGATGATGACGGACAGGCTTATTTATATTGGGGAAACCCTAATCTGTATTATGTGAAGTTGAATGAAGATATGATTTCTTATAGTGGGGATATTGTACGTGTACCTTTGGTAGCAGAATCGTTTGGTAAACGCGAAGGAGATGCCCAGAGAGCCACTCTGTATGAAGAAGGTCCCTGGCTTTATAAGCGGGATAAGAAGTATTATTTATTCTGGCCGGGAGGTCCGCTGCCCGAGCATATCGGATATTCAACCAGCGATACTCCTACAGGCCCGTGGAAATACGGTGGAGTAGTGATGCCTGCCGGTGGCGGAGCGTTTACCATCCATCCGGGAGTTATTGATTTCAAGGGTAAAACTTACTTTTTCTATCATAACGGACAGTTACCCGGAGGCGGTGGATTCAACCGTTCGGTATGTGTTGAAGAACTTAAATTCAACAAAGATGGTTCTATTCCTCAACTGAAGATGACAGAGGGTATTACAAAAGGGATTACGACACTGAATCCGTATGTAAAAACGGAAGCGGAGACTATCGCTTTTTCCGAAGGGTTCAAATCTTTCAAGAACAATCAGGTGGGTGTTTTTGTGACGGCAATGAAGGACGGCAGCTATATCAGGGTTCGTGACGTGGACTTTGGAACAAACGGTGCAACGAAGTTCACTGCCAGACTCGGTACGACACACAATGACCCCGTGCGGCTTGAAGTGCGTCTGGGTGGTGTGGACGGAGAATTGGTGGGAACCATTAAAGTGCCCCGCACAGGTGGCAGTGACCGTTGGGATTTACGAACCATCGATATCTCGAAAGTGACCGGAGTACATGATCTTTATTTTGTGGTAAAAGGAAGGCCTGCTACCAATCTTATGTATTTTGATTATTGGATGTTCTCTAAATAACTTGTACTAAATACTATGAGGAATAAAAGAAAGTATATCAGAACAACAGGAATCATCCTGTTGTTCTGTGTTGCTTTGTTGAATACGGCATGTGCTTCAAAGCAAAAAGAGAAAGTCGTTCTTGAACTGAAACAGGGATTACTTTCGCTGATACCATTAAATCAGAATGCTGTCCGGGTACAGTTTTCCCAACCGGGTTCGGCGCCTATGGAAGAGCTTATCTATACAGAAAAACTTCCTGTTCCTGAATATGAAGTTACAGAAGATAAGCAATCGCTGGTTTTATCTCTGGATGGAATTTCTGTGGAATTCGACAAAGGTACGGAAGTCTTGACTTTTAAAGATGCGAATAAGCGTATCATTCTCCAAGAGAAAGTTGGCGGGCGTTTCATGAAGGTTTCTTCTGTACAGAATGAGCCTACCTATCAGGTGGAACAGCGTTTTGTTTCTCCGAAAGATGAATACATATATGGTACAGGGCAGTTTCAGGACGGTTATCTGAATATCCGGGGATTGACACGGCGTTTGACGCAGGTGAATACGCAGATTTCTATTCCTTTTATTCTTTCAAGTAAAGGCTATGGGCTGCTGTGGAACAACTATGGATTGACGGATTTCAATCCGGCAGATAAATCTGTCGAGTTGACTCCTGCCAATGCTAGTGGAGAGGCTGTTACGGTAAATACCACCGGTACGAGTGGAAATGTAAGGGAAACCAGACAAACCTATTCGTTTACAGCTTCGGTGGAAGTACCTCGTTCCGGTAGTTATTCTTTGTTGTTGGATGTGGGACAGCGAATGGCACGGAAGTATTATCTGGCTATCGATGGACAAAAGATTGTGGATGTCAATAATTTATGGTTGCCTCCCACTACTTCTGCCATTGTGGAGCTGACAGCCGGCAAGCACGATATAGAAGTGCAAGGTGAGCGCAATGATAAGCCTGTGTTGTATTGGCGTCCTGTTTCGGAAGAGACTGTATTTCGTTCTCCGGTTGCCCAAATGTTGGATTATACGGTTTTTGCCGGTAACGGAGATGAAGTAATCGCCAGCTATCGGGAACTAACCGGACCTGCCCCCATGATGCCTTTGTGGAGTCTGGGATATATACATTGCCGGGAGCGTTATAATACTCAGGCGGAATTGCTGGAGAATGCCCGTGAATTCCGGGAACGGAAATTGCCTATCGATATGATTGTACAGGACTGGCAATATTGGGGAAAATATGGCTGGAATGCCATGAAGTTTGATGAAGACAGATATCCTGATCCGGGAAGTATGTTGAAGGAACTCCATGAGATGGATATGCGTTTGATGATTTCTGTATGGTCTAAAATTGATGCTCAGTCCGAAGTGGGGAAACAAGCCAAGGAAAAGGGATATTACATACCGGGCAGTGATTGGATTGACTTTTTCAATCCGGATGCGGTGGCTTTCTATTGGCAGAATTTCCGTACCGGATTATTGAAATATGGTATTGATGCCTGGTGGCAGGATGCCACCGAACCGGAGAATGATGATTTGCAGAACCGCCGCATCAATCGTGAACAAACTCCGGGAGAGGTTTACCGGAATGTATATCCGATGTATGTCAGCAAGACAATCTATGAAGGTTTACGTCAGGATGATCCTGACAGGCGAGCTATGATTTTTACTCGCAGTGGATTTTCAGGAATGCAACGTTATGCAGCCGCCACGTGGTCGGGAGACGTAGGACATGACTGGGAAACCTTACGCCGGCAAATCGTAGGGGGATTGGGGCAGATGGCGACAGGGCTGCCTTGGTGGACTTATGATGCAGGCGGGTTCTTCCGTCCGGGCGACCAATATACAAATACCGGATACCATGAACAGTTGATCCGCTGGATACAGGCAGGAACATTTTTCCCATTGATGCGTGTGCATGGCTATATGAGTAATACCGAGCCGTGGCGATATGGAGAAAAGGTGGAACATATCATTGCCCGGTATCTGGATTTACGTTATAGGCTTCTTCCTTATATCTATTCACAAAATGCTGCGGTTTCATTCAAAGGTTCTACTTTGATGCGTCCGTTGGTGATGGACTTCCCTGAAGACCGTTTTGCACTGGAACAAAACTATCAGTTCATGTTCGGACCTTCTATACTGGTGGCTCCGGTGGTAGAAAGCGGCGTTAACCGGATGAAGGTTTATCTTCCGGAATGTCAGGCCGGCTGGGTAGATTTCTGGAATGGTACACCTCATAAGGGAGGCATATTTACAGATGTAAATGTGGATCTTATGAAGACTCCTTTGTTTGTGAAAGCGGGTTCCATTTTGCCGTTAGGACCTCAGAAACAGTATGCATCGGAGGAGACGGAACAACCGTGGGAAATCCGTATTTATCCGGGGGCTGATGGCTCTTATTCTGTTTATGAAGACGAAGGAATCAATTACAATTATGAGAAAGGCCGGTTCAGCACGTTTAACCTGAAGTGGAGTGATTCGGATAAGACCCTTACTATCAGTGACAGAAAAGGTTCGTTCGCGGGAATGAAGGAAAGAATGGACTTCAATATTGTAATTGTAACGCCGGAGTCAGGCACTGGAATTTATCAGTCAAAAGTAAATAAGAGCGTTATCTATGAGGGAAAATCAATCGTGATATCACTATAGCGCTTACTTGAAACAATGATTTGAATTTTAAAAAGACATGAAGAATAATATGAAACCGCTATTGACCCTTGTAGGATTTGCAATAGCCTCTATAATTACAGGATGTGGTCAGCCCCATACTGTATGGCTTGATGATTTGGATCTGACAGCTATGACTCAAGGTCATGGAGTAGCTATGAAAAATAAATCGGTTGACGGTAAAACCCTGACAATCGGAGGACAAACGTTTGAACGTGGAGTGGGTACTCATTCTGTCAGCGAGATAGCAATTCAATTGGATGGCAAAGCCGTATCATTTACGGCTCAGGTAGGACTGGATGATGAGATCATCGAGCATAAGACATCCGCCGAATTTGTTGTAATAGGAGATGGAGCCAGGCTTTGGTCCAGTGGGATTGTAAAGGCGGGAGATGCGCCTAAATCATGTTCGGTTTCACTGGATGGAGTCAAAAGGCTTGAGCTGATAGTTGCTGACGGTGGTGACGGGCCTTACTATGACCATGCTGACTGGGCGGATGCAAAGATAATATCAAAAGGGAAGAAGAGTTTTCCTACACTTAAATTCATTGCTACGGAACCTTATATACTGACTCCACCGGCTCCCGCAACGCCAAGAATTAATGGGGCCTCTGTGTTTGGAGTGCGTCCCGGTTCGCCATTCCAATATCAGGTAGCGGCCACAGGCGATCGTCCGATGGCATTTGTAGCGGAGGGATTACCGGCAGGACTGGAGATTCACCCGGAAACGGGTCTGATTACGGGTAAGCTAACCAAGGCCGGTACATTTGAAGTGGTTTTACAGGCGAAAAATGTGAAAGGAACGGCAGAAAGAAAACTTCGTATTGAGTGTGGTGACAGAATTGCGCTTACCCCGCCGATGGGATGGAACAGTTGGAACTGTTTCGGACACGAAGTCTCGGCTGAGAAAGTGAAACAAGCGGCAAGAGCTATGGTTGAAAGTGGTTTAGTGAATTATGGCTGGACCTATATCAATATAGATGATTCATGGCAACATCACAGAGATCCCAACGACCGGACCAGAGGTGGACGGTTGCGTGACGATCAGGGTAATATCATACCTAATGCCCAATTTCCTGATATGAAAGGGTTAACGGACTACATACATTCACTTGGACTGAAAGTGGGGATTTATTCTTCACCCGGTCCGTGGACTTGCGGAGGTTGCGTAGGCAGTTATGGTTATGAAAAGCAAGATGCCGATATGTATGGCAAATGGGGGCTTGATTATTTGAAATATGACTGGTGCAGTTACGGGGGAGTTCTTGACCGTGATTTAGATAAGGATCCTTACAGCGTGTCTTCCTTGGCGTTTCAAGGGGGAGGGGATTCAATTGCCGGTAGAAAGCCATTTAAGATTATGGGGGACTATTTGCGTCAGCAGCCCAGAGACATTGTTTATAACCTGTGTCAGTATGGTATGGGGGATGTCTGGAAATGGGGAGATGCCGTTGGAGGCCAGTGCTGGCGTACGACTAACGATATCACCGATACTTGGGAAAGTGTGAAAGGTATCGCTCTTTCTCAGGACCGTGCAGCTGCATGGGCGAAACCCGGTAACTGGAATGATCCGGACATGCTGGTTTTAGGTGTTGTAGGTTGGGGAAATCCTCACCAAACCAAGCTCAAACCTGATGAACAGTATCTCCATTTCAGTCTTTGGAGTTTATTCTCCGCACCGCTTCTGATAGGTTGCGATTTGGAGAAAATGGATGATTTTACTCTGAGTCTGTTGACTAACAATGAGGTGATAGCTGTTAATCAGGATCCTTTGGGTAAACAAGCCACATGTGTGTATTCAATAGGGGAATTACGTATTTATGTGAAAGAACTTGAAGATGGCAGTAAGGCGGTTGGTTTCTGTAATTTCGACCGGGAAAAGGCTGATATCTCTTTCCGTGATTTTGATAAACTGAGTATTACGGGTAAACAAACTGTGCGTGACCTTTGGAGACAAAAGGATATAAGAACCTTGGATACAGGACGGAAGCCATTGTCTCTCAATGTTCCGGCTCATGGGGTACTTCTTTATAAATTTACACCGGTTCAATGAAATATAAAAAAATAGAATTACTTACTTAATTGTTTTTATCATGAGAAACACTCTTTTTATTGTTAGTTTATATCTGATTTTATCTGCCTGTGGTGAGAAAAGTAATGAAGTGAAGTTTATTTCGGAAGGTAATCCGATAGTGACGGATAAGTTTACCGCTGACCCGGCACCCATGGTACATAATGGGAGGCTGTACCTCTACGTGGGTCATGATGAGGCTGAAGAAGGACAGGATTTTAACATAACCGAATGGTTGTGTTATTCAACAAAAGATATGAAAACATGGACTGATCATGGAAGTGTGCTGAAGCCTACGGATTTCTCATGGGGAGTTGGAGAAGCATGGGCTTCCCAAGTTGTAGAGAAAGATGGGAAATTCTATTATTATACAACGGTACAGGCGGGTGCGCCATATAATAGTAAGGTGGTAGGAGTTGCAGTATCGGACAGTCCGACGGGACCTTTCATCGATGCTCGGGGTACACCGCTTATTACAGATGATATGACTCCTAACGGTCCTCGTGGATGGTGGAACGATATCGATCCGACCGTTTTTGTGGATGATGACGGCACACCATGGATGAGCTGGGGTAACGGTACCTGCTTCTTGGTGAAACTTAAACCCAATATGATAGAACTGGACGGAAATATAGAGATTCTTAAAATGCCGAAATTTGTGGAAGGGCCATGGATTCATAAGCGTGAAAATCTTTACTATCTGACGTATGCATCGATGGGGAAGGGGCGTGAAACAATCAGCTATGCCACGGCGCCCAGCATGGAAGGTCCATGGACCTATCGTGGAGTCTTGACAGGAATGGCAGAAAATAGCTTTACCATACATCCGGGAATCATTGAATTCAAGGGACAAAACTATCTGTTCTATCATAATGCAATACTTACCATAGATGGTAAATCCGGTGCCACAGGGCGCCGAAGCGTGTGCGTTGACTATCTTTATTATCTACCCGACGGACGTATGGCGTATGTTGAGCAGACCAAAGAAGGTATTACTGTGAAGCCGAAGACTGCCGCCGAAGTAGCTGAGATTGTAAATCCATACACTGACGAAAAAGAAGTTGTGGTAGAAAAAGAAGTAATAGCGGATTGAATGTAAATTGAGCAAGTAATATTATATATCATGAACAAGAGACTAACTTTATTTCTCATTACCCTTTTAACAGTTTGTGGGGTACAATCGCAGAACAATAATCAAAATCGGAACGCTGATTTCCATAAATGGGCAGAAACACCGCCTATGGGTTGGAATAGTTGGGATTGCTTTGGAGCTAATGTTACTGAGGCGGAAGTAAAAGCCAATGCCGATTATATGGCGGAGCACCTGAAAGACTACGGATGGGAGTATATTGTTGTGGATATCCGTTGGTTTGTGGAAAATCAGACTACCGGTTACTATAACTTCAAAGATCCTAAATATGTGCTCGATGAATACGGCCGTTATATGCCTGCCGTGAACCGTTTTCCATCAGCTGGCAACGGAAATGGATTTAAGCCTCTTGCTGACTATGTCCACAGTAAAGGATTGAAGTTCGGTATCCATCTGATGCGCGGTGTACCCACACTTGCCGTAGAGAAGAAATTGCCAGTGAAAGATGCCGGCGGAGTAACGGCTGCCGATATTTATTCTACCGACTGGAAATGTCCTTGGTTGGGAGATAACTACACGATTGTAGCCGGCAGACCGGGAGCACAGGAATATTATAATTCAATTTTCGACCTGTATGCTTCATGGGGAGTGGATTTTGTTAAGATTGATGATCTTTCCCGTCCTTATCATCAGGCGGAAATAGAGATGATACGGAAGGCGATTGACCGTACCGGACGGCCGATTGTATTGAGCATGTCACCGGGAGAAACCGATGTGAACAAGGCGGATCACGCTGTAGGGCATGCTAATATGTGGCGTACGGTAGATGATTTCTGGGACAATTGGCCGCATCTTTACCATCAGTTTGAAGTATGTCCCAAATGGGCGCCTTATATAGGTCGTGGCGCATGGCCCGATGCCGATATGTTGCCGCTGGGACATATTGATCTTCGAGGTAATGCCCGTATGAGCAAGTTTACGCGGGATGAACAATATATGGTTATGACGTTGTTTGCTATGTTTAAGTCGCCGCTGATGTTCGGCGGGCACTTGCCTGATAATGATAAATTCACCAATTCGCTGATAACGAATGAAGAAGTGCTCTATGTACATCGGAACTCTGTAAACAACAAGCAATGGTATAATAAAGATGGCATTATAGCCTGGACAGCTGATGATCCCCGAAATGGAGATAGATATCTGGCACTGTTCTATGTAGATCAGAAAGAACCCCGGGAGTCACATCCTGCCAACCGGAAAGTGACTGTAGACCTGAAAGAATTAGGATTTGACGGAGCTGCCAAAGTACGTGATATCTGGAGGAATCAGGATCTTGGTAACTTCTCGGGAACGGAGTTCTCACCTGTCATCAATTATCACGGTGCAGGTTTATATAGGATCTCGAAAAAGTTGAAAGTACAGACTAACAATCCGATCATTCAGACTAAATATACAGCTGATCCGGCACCAATGGTGCACAATGATACTGTATTCCTTTATTCAAGCCATGACGATGACAATGCGAAAGGCTTTGTCATGCGCGAATGGCTGCTTTATACTTCGACTGATATGGTGAATTGGACAGATCACGGAGTGGTTGCCTCGCTGAAAGACTTCAAATGGGTTCCTTATGACAATGGTGCCTGGGCACCGCAGTGTATTGAACGCAACGGGAAATTCTATATGTATTGTCCGATGCCCGGTGGGATAGGCATCGGAGTGCTGGTTGCCGATAGTCCTTATGGACCGTTTATAGATCCCATTGGAAAGCCATTAGTGAAAAACAGTTATGCTGATATAGATCCTACGGTGCTGATTGATGATGATGGGCAGGCTTATATGTATTGGGGAAATCCGGATTTATACTATGTGAAGTTGAATGAAGATATGATTTCCTGTGACGGTGAAGTAGTGCACGAGCGGATGACACATGAGGCTTTTGGCGAACGGAAGGGGAATCAGAAACGCCCCACTTTATATGAGGAAGGGCCGTGGGCTTACAAGAGAAAGAATAAGTATTACATGGCGTTCGCATCCACCTGCTGTCCCGAAGGCATGGGATATTCGATGAGTGACTCTCCGACCGGTCCCTGGGTATATAAAGGTATGATTATGGAAGGTGACAGAAGATCAAATGGCAATCATCCGGGCATTATCGACTATAAAGGGAATACGTATGTCTTTGGCTTCAATTATGATATCCATTTTTCCAAGATTTCCCAGCACTATGAGCGACGCTCTATTTGTGTAGAGAAACTGACCTTTAATCCGGATGGCACAATTCAGCAACTTCCGTTCTGGACGGCAAAAGGCGTAGATCCGGTGGGTAAGCTGAATCCTTACCGTCGCGTTGAAGCTGAGACAATAGCTTGGAGTGAGGGCTTGAAGACAGAAAAGAGTGAGGCAGGTATGTATGTTACGGCTATCCACGACGGGGATTATATCCGTGTGCGCAATGTCGATTTCAAGAAAGGGGCGAAGTCATTTGAAGCAGTTGCTGCATCGTCTTCTTCCGGTGGGCAAATAGAAATTCGTTTGGATAACAAAGAAGGTACGCTGATTGGTACCTGCGTTATTGGCAATACAGGTGGTCCGGAAAGTTGGAAGACTTTCCAGGCTCAGGTTGATAAAGTAAAAGGCGTGCACGATGTTTACTTCATCTTTAGAGGCGGCGAAGATGAGCTATTTAACTTCGACTGTTGGAAGTTTATCAGATAGCGGACAGTTAAGGCTTTAGTTCATTATTGCTTGAATAGATTGTATCGGAAATAGATGTTATCTATGTCTGTATAGATAAATCCGATGAATAAAAAATGTGTAAACATCAAACAAAATCCTTATTTTTGTGTTGTTAAATAAGAATGACTAACGACAATTGATACGTAATTACTAACTAAATAAGAAAAAGAACTATGGCTAAAAGTGTTAAGGGAACTCAGACAGAAAAGAATCTGCTGACCTCATTTGCAGGAGAATCACAAGCAAGAATGCGTTACACTTATTTTGCAAGTGTAGCTAAGAAGGAAGGTTACGAACAAATTGCTGCTATCTTTACTGAAACGGCTGATCAGGAGAAAGAACACGCTAAACGTATGTTCAAGTATCTGGAAGGTGGTATGGTAGAAATTACAGCAAGCTATCCTGCCGGTGTTATCAGCACTACACTGGATAACCTGAAAGAAGCTGCTGCCGGTGAACACGAAGAATGGTCTTTGGACTATCCTCACTTTGCTGACGTAGCGGAAAAAGAAGGTTTCTATGAAATCGCTGCTATGTACCGTAACATTTCAATAGCCGAAAAGGGGCATGAAGAAAGATACCTGGCTTTCGTAAACAATATCGAGAATGCTACAGTATTCGCTAAAGAAGGTGAAGTAGTATGGCAATGCCGTAATTGCGGTTTCATCTTCACAGGTAAAGAAGCTCCTGAAGTTTGCCCGGCATGTTTGCATCCGCAGGCTTACTTTGAAGTGAAAAAAGAAAACTATTAAGAAATTCTTATTTCTATGATAAAGAACGCCCGGGTGTTTCGCTTGAAGAAACATCCGGGCGTTCGGCATTAATAAAGGAGTTATCCTATTTCTTTGCGTGCGGATAGTCAATCGTATAGTGTAACCCCCGGCTTTCTTTGCGCTCTATTGCCTGACGTGTAATCAGATATCCTACATTAATCATATTACGCAGTTCGCAAATTTCCCTGGATGCCTTGCTACGTTTAAAGAGGTCTTCCGTTTCCTCATATATCATATCCAAACGTACCCAGGCACGTTTCAGACGCAAGTCACTTCGTACGATACCTACATAGGCTCCCATAATCTGGTTCACTTCTTTCATGCTTTGAGTAATAAGCACCATCTCTTCGTTGGTCACTGTTCCTTCGGCATTCCATTCCGGTATTTCGTGGTTGAACTCATAGCGGTCGAGCACGCTCAACGCATGTTTGGCAGCGGCATCGGCATAGACAACCGCTTCAATCAAAGAGTTGGAAGCTAAACGATTGCCTCCGTGAAGACCTGTGCAAGAACATTCTCCTACGGCATACAGGCGATTGATGGAAGATTCTCCGTTCAGGTTTACCTTGATGCCACCACAGAGGTAGTGTGCGGCAGGAGCTACCGGGATATAGTCTTTGGTGATATCGATACCTAAGCTGAGGCACTTTTCGTAGATATTCGGGAAGTGCTTCTTGGTTTCTTCCGGATCTTTGTGCGTAACGTCCAGATATACATGGTCGTCACCGCGTTGCTTCATTTCGCTGTCGATGGCACGTGCCACGATATCACGCGGAGCAAGAGAAAGACGCGGATCATATTTCTGCATAAACTCTTCACCACCCATATTACGCAATACAGCACCATATCCGCGCATCGCTTCCGT from Bacteroides sp. MSB163 includes:
- a CDS encoding glycoside hydrolase family 43 protein — encoded protein: MRNTLFIVSLYLILSACGEKSNEVKFISEGNPIVTDKFTADPAPMVHNGRLYLYVGHDEAEEGQDFNITEWLCYSTKDMKTWTDHGSVLKPTDFSWGVGEAWASQVVEKDGKFYYYTTVQAGAPYNSKVVGVAVSDSPTGPFIDARGTPLITDDMTPNGPRGWWNDIDPTVFVDDDGTPWMSWGNGTCFLVKLKPNMIELDGNIEILKMPKFVEGPWIHKRENLYYLTYASMGKGRETISYATAPSMEGPWTYRGVLTGMAENSFTIHPGIIEFKGQNYLFYHNAILTIDGKSGATGRRSVCVDYLYYLPDGRMAYVEQTKEGITVKPKTAAEVAEIVNPYTDEKEVVVEKEVIAD
- a CDS encoding family 43 glycosylhydrolase, with protein sequence MLYVHRNSVNNKQWYNKDGIIAWTADDPRNGDRYLALFYVDQKEPRESHPANRKVTVDLKELGFDGAAKVRDIWRNQDLGNFSGTEFSPVINYHGAGLYRISKKLKVQTNNPIIQTKYTADPAPMVHNDTVFLYSSHDDDNAKGFVMREWLLYTSTDMVNWTDHGVVASLKDFKWVPYDNGAWAPQCIERNGKFYMYCPMPGGIGIGVLVADSPYGPFIDPIGKPLVKNSYADIDPTVLIDDDGQAYMYWGNPDLYYVKLNEDMISCDGEVVHERMTHEAFGERKGNQKRPTLYEEGPWAYKRKNKYYMAFASTCCPEGMGYSMSDSPTGPWVYKGMIMEGDRRSNGNHPGIIDYKGNTYVFGFNYDIHFSKISQHYERRSICVEKLTFNPDGTIQQLPFWTAKGVDPVGKLNPYRRVEAETIAWSEGLKTEKSEAGMYVTAIHDGDYIRVRNVDFKKGAKSFEAVAASSSSGGQIEIRLDNKEGTLIGTCVIGNTGGPESWKTFQAQVDKVKGVHDVYFIFRGGEDELFNFDCWKFIR
- the rbr gene encoding rubrerythrin, which produces MAKSVKGTQTEKNLLTSFAGESQARMRYTYFASVAKKEGYEQIAAIFTETADQEKEHAKRMFKYLEGGMVEITASYPAGVISTTLDNLKEAAAGEHEEWSLDYPHFADVAEKEGFYEIAAMYRNISIAEKGHEERYLAFVNNIENATVFAKEGEVVWQCRNCGFIFTGKEAPEVCPACLHPQAYFEVKKENY
- the nadB gene encoding L-aspartate oxidase, with translation MIKEFDFLVIGSGIAGMSFALKVAHKGKVALICKTELEEANTFFAQGGIASVTNTLVDNFDKHIEDTMIAGDWISDRAAVEKVVREAPGQIKELIDWGVDFDKNDKGDFDLHKEGGHSEFRILHHKDNTGAEIQESLIRAVKTHPNIEIFNRHFAVEIITQHHMGIIVTRHTPGIKCYGAYVLNEDTGEVDTFLSKVTLMATGGVGAVYRNTTNPLVATGDGIAMVYRAKGFVQDMEFIQFHPTALYHPGDRPCFLITEAMRGYGAVLRNMGGEEFMQKYDPRLSLAPRDIVARAIDSEMKQRGDDHVYLDVTHKDPEETKKHFPNIYEKCLSLGIDITKDYIPVAPAAHYLCGGIKVNLNGESSINRLYAVGECSCTGLHGGNRLASNSLIEAVVYADAAAKHALSVLDRYEFNHEIPEWNAEGTVTNEEMVLITQSMKEVNQIMGAYVGIVRSDLRLKRAWVRLDMIYEETEDLFKRSKASREICELRNMINVGYLITRQAIERKESRGLHYTIDYPHAKK